TCTTTGGAAGCGTGGCCAGAAATGCTCACGCGTAAAGGCGCGCGGCCGAAGCGCTAGGAACCTTCTGGCACTGAGGAGGAAGGGACAACCTGACTGAGCTCATTCAGTCGccgcctctttctcccagactcAGGCGATGGTCCGCCCGCGAGGTAAGCAGAGGCGGGAATCCAGAAGGGCTTGCTTGCGCCGCGGAGACCATTCCGCCTGCACTGCTGATGCGGGCAGCCGCCTCTGACGCTGGCTGGCGCGCTCGCCCTGTGGGCCCGGAAGCTATGGGGCTGTCGCACCGCGTGACGCTAACGCTGCTTTTGCTGGCGGTGGGGGGGTGCCCGCGGGTCTCATGGTCGCTGGTGTGGTACACAGCCTGGGTGAGCACGGTGTACACTGAGCCGGGCACCAACCGCACGGTGCGGGACAGCACGGAAAGCGGGCGCTACGGGAGCAGCTCGTCCAAGGAGAATGCGCAGGGCCTAGTGGGCATCCCCAGCGGCGGAACAGCCCGCCACATGGAGGGCTGCGACCCAAAGGTGGAGTACGAGATCCCCGTGCCCCCCGGAAGCTCCTCGGGAGAAAAAGAGGTGGGAGCGCCCTTCTCGCCGCCTCGGTCCTGGATCGCCTTGGTGGCCTACGGAGGCTGCCACTTGAAGGACAAAGTCGCCCACGCAGCAAGGAGGAAAGCGGCCGCCGTAGTCATCTACAACGAGCCTCGGTTCGGCAACTCCACTCTTACTTCTATGTCTTACCTCGGTCAGTGGTAGTAAGGGAGAAATAAGGAAAGTAATTTGAAAACTACCTTATTTTTGCTgcaagggtgggtgggtggatggttGCGGATCGATGAGCGATGGTAGGGGACTGGGAAGATAACAGATGATCTTCCTCTTTTGGAGTAGCGAAACGCAGTTCGAATGTAAAGACTGAAAATCCTGGAACCAGCCGTGATCGACCTGTTGCCATTTGGTCAAGGTGGGGAGGAGGAGCCTGAATTAATCTGGAATAGGATGCAGTGAAATCAAGGTGGGGTTTAGGTACTATCCTCTCATGTTTGTAGGAAGTATGATATTTCATCTTTAGCTATTGAGGAGGGATGTAAAAGCCCTAACTAGAAAACCTTTTACTTCTGGAGTGCAAAATGAGGGGGAAATTCCACTCTTTAAGATGAAGCAAACTCTTCAGTCAGTGACCCAGAAATAGGATGGAGATTAGGTGTGGTAATTATAGGGCTTCTCCTGTGATGTGATATGAAACAAGGAGCTATTGGTTGAGTAAAGAAATTGCATTACTGGATGGGAGGTAACAAAATTCTGCTGCTTCCTTTATGGAAAAAAAGGTGATGCTATTTCAAGTAGTCAGAAGAAAATTAGGTTAATTAGACTCATGGTGTTTCATTGAATTTCTATATGAAGAATTTGTTATGGCCATTATATTcagttttgatgatgatgatgtgccattCAGTTTTAGGGAGACTATCATTCACTGCAGTAACATTACTGAAGAAAGTCTAAGAATTGTAAAGTTCTGATCTACATTGTGTGTAGCTTCTAGGATAGCGCATTGTCTTCATGTGGTGTGAAGGAAGTCAATTTTGGATTTTGTTGAGAAAGACATTGAAGTTTCCCTATGGAAGAAAGGAAGCTTGGCCTtgtagatgttgctgaaccacaactACAATTTCTCCTCAATAACTCTGTTGTCTGGActgctgagagttgtagttcagcaacatctgaagggccatTCCTATTTTAGGGCATTTTTCTTGAATTTTGTTAGGCGTCTGAGGTACAGTATTAATTTGTGCCATTTCTGGTTAATCAAATTATTTATAAGAAGATTACTATCTTAACTGTTTCCAATGTCCTCATTGCTGAAGTAAATGTATATATGATTCCTTAAAGCCTGCAATGGCTTTGTTTATGTTTATGTGTTTTTGCTGTTACTTTTCATTTAgttctgtttgttttattgttgagATTCCTAATCTATCTCAGAATGTCTGCATGTATTCTGGAGGGGTATGCTGGTGGCAGAAGAATACAAAATACCACTGGGCTACAGTGAAAGTTTTGGAACATCAGGTAGCTCTACTGTGGATTTTTCAGTGTTTGCTATATACCGTATACAATGTAAAGGACGTGCAGCTATGATAATACAAACATTGCATGTTGCTGATTTCTAAGCTATGGTTCTCCAAGTGATAAATATATCTGTTCATCAGGAAAGCAAAATGTGTAAACTTCCAATTGTCAGTTCAGAAGCCAAAGCTGTACTGCATGTGTGTAGTAGAGATCATAGGAGAAACTGGGGTGGAGAAAATGTGATTGATTAAACGATAGCCCACTTCTCCTTCTCATAGCACATTTGGAATGTATTTTTGATAAAACGCCgttaaataaaatatcaaaatataaaacTGGATTTTCTATTAAAATTTCTGTTTATAgttttatgcattttttaaataccaACCTATTTAAATGCAATTATTTGCGTTCCAGTAGCGGGAAGCCaaggggacgcagtggcgctgcgggttaaaccgctgagctgctgagcctgccgattggaaggttggcggttcgaatccgcgtgacggggtgagctcccgttgctagtcccagctcctgccaacctagcagttcgaaaacatgcaaatgtgtgtagatgaataggtaccactttggcgggcaggtaacgccattccgtttagtcatgccagccacatgaccacggaagtgtctacggacaaacgccggctcttcggctttgaaacggagatgagcaccgccccctagagtcggacacgactggacttaatgtcaagggaaagctttacctttaccttttagtggGAAGCCCAAACAAACTGGGCTGTAAAGACTCCAGCATCTATCCAGTAAAAGTCATATCACTGCCCTGTTCCTTTCAGACCTTTGCtgatctttgctttaaatctggCCCGTCATTGCCTTTAATACCTAGTAATGGATTCATGTGCCAACAGCTTAAATATTTGGAGCGTATGGTGGCCGAGAAAATGCTGCCAaaatagcaattatttttaaCATGTATCTTAAGTATAGTCTAAATCCTTataacatattttaattattttgaatattcATGCTTAGTCTGCTTGTTGTAGCAATCTTTGTTTTGTATTCTCCAAAGCAAATGGAGgctgcatgaaaaaaaaagtctagtttGCAAAGCTGAGGGGGTTTATTTTTTATACTTAAGTGCAAGCAGTAATAGTTCTAGGAGATATCCGTGCCTACTCTCCTTTAGTTCCTAGTCATATTCTTGGGACCAAGAGATCTTGAAAGGAAAACTATGTCAAGAACAATTTTAATTTACTTACAACTATCAGTAAGATGGCCTGAATATCTTTCAGCAGGTACAAGCTGTAGAAGAGTTGCTCCTGATTCctgtttctcttatttttaataGGTACTGCCAATACAGTTGTAATTATAGTTGGATATCCAAAAGGAATGGAGATCCTGGAGCCAGTGCTAAGAGGAATTCCAGTGAAAATGACTATTAGTGTTGGTAAACAACATGTACAAGAATATATTAGTGGACAATCAGTTGTGTTTGTAGCAATTGCGTTTATCACAATGATGATTATATCTTTAGCGTGGCTTATATTTTTTTATGTACAACGTTTTCTCTATACTGGATCACAGTTTAGAAATCAGGTAATTACTGGTGGtaattctcttctttttatcATGTGTAACAAAAGTTTGTATTCTAATAAATACTGTTGAACATGTAAATGTTGTTTGGCAACTTTTGCATCTTCCTGCCTAATCTTTGAATGTTGTTTAGCCTGAAAAGTTTTCTTAATAGTAGTTAATGTGCTGCCTATTACTATCTGTTATAACTTGTTTTCAGAACTAGATATACCTGAAAGTTATAATTGTTAGTACTTTAAGCTAGAACTAGGCAGCAGTTATCTTCAGATGATGAAACTAATTGTTATGTTTATACCCATTTTGCTATTATCTGTGGAGGTGTAACCAAGTTGAACtgcctttttatttcatttaacaaTATACTGGAAGCTGAGGCtgtgcagaattttaaaaagaggttTTTCAACAAGCAGGTGTTGTAAAAAACACCTCTTATTTGAATTGTTAAAACTTCCAAGATACTTCCAGCCCAACTGCTtgaacaagaaaaaatatatactttgtCCATGCTCCTATGCATTACATTTCAAATGCGTTGCATGGCTCTTCTGGGCAAACACATTCAAATCAGCTGATGAATTTAGTTCTTGCAAACTCATCCTAAGTTTCCTTAGTATAGATTTACATAAATTAGGCATAAAGTAGATAGGATAGAAAAGGttgatgtgatttttttcaactatcttttttctcatgtttctttttcactgctcttctcttttcttcaacCAATTTGTCCTAACTATATTATTATAATTCATAGCATCAGAGAGTTGGAGGGGATCTTCAAGGCCATCTTATTCAGCCCTCATTTAGCACAGAATCCACTAGAGCATCctagatgaccatccagcctctatATGAAGACCTCTAGAAAAAAACCTACCACCTCATGTGGCAGCTAGTTTTCCTGGCTGACAGTTCGTACAGTCTTGAGGTTCTTCCTGATGTCTTGCCTGAGCCTGCTTTCTTGTAGTTTTAATCCATTAGTTCTagcctgccctctggggcaacagGGAATAACTCCACACCCTAATTTGACACCCTGATGTTTGAAGATTGCTACCATATCTGCCCTCAGTCATTGccagatcctttaaccattcctcaaaGGGCTTCATTTTCATACTATTTATTGTCTTGTTAGCTATTTTCCAAATGTTCTCCAATTTGCCACTGTCCCTTTTGAATTATGGAGCCCAGGACTGGACACATGAGTCCTCATTTGGACAGAATGGAATGAGACAATTACTTTCAATGATCTGGACTTCCTGTAATGTACCCAGGAtatcttttgtcttttttgcagGTATATCATATCACCTTGCTGGCTTATGTTTAACTTGAGGTCAACAAGGAACCCAGATTCCTTTTATGTGTACTACTTCCAAGCCATGTCTCCTTCATCCTACACTTTCCTTCACCAGATGAAGAACTTCAtgtttctccctgttaaattctaTCCTATTCTTTAAACTCTCTGCTCAGATATTaaacattgaaaatatttttgctaTGGACAGTTTTAAATGCTAATGAACCAACCCATTTCAGCAAATATTCCTGGATGTCTTGATTTTTTAACATAAAGCCATTGTAACTACTTTGTGCAGTAAAAGGGAATATTAGCAAAATGATTATCATCATTTTCTGAATTGTGctattgtattcatttttatcctTATAGCATATTTTGTGGATTTTCATTTTATGTCTTTAATTAACACTGGTACAGACTTACATGGTGCTGTGACAGATGTGTGCTTATTGCTTAGAAAGATATTTCTTTgtaacacatacatatatatcttaatttttttaagggTCAGAGAGAAGAAACAATTAAAGCAATTGCTCAACTGCCACTTTATATTGTAAAGGATGAAGATAAGGTAATTACTCATATTTAGCATTGGGAATAATAATCTTTACTTTTctaataattttttaatatttgtagttcctttcaaaataaatgtatttctcaCTCCATCCAAATCATCCGTGGAAATTTAGTAGGATCTGTATATGTCTTTATATTATTTGCTATACTTTCTTTTAGTATGAGATTAATCAGCCAACTAATTATACTGACAGTCAAACCTCATATATATTATGATCACACTCATTCCTTCATATCTCTGTATGAAATTGAGTTTATTTATATGTTGTGTTTCTATACTGTTGTAATATAAGTAGATTCCTGACAGTTTACATCAGTAAAAACATGTAATGTAAACCAATATAGGAAATAATCctagtataataaaaaaatacagtaaatacaattCACACAGTGACAGCAAAGCTATGTCCAAATGCCCTTCAGAATAATAAAGTTTTCATTTTTGGAACACCAGGAACAAGGGTGTTTCTCTTATCTTGAAAGAGAGGCTGTTTCATAGTATAGGTGCTACTAGTGAAAAATGTTATTTGCAGGCCCATACCCCCTTCACCTCAAGCAGATACCCTGTTGGTATTTGGAACGTTATGGAGTGAACTCCAGACAATACAGATAGGTCACTTCTGTGCAGGGGAGGTGGTCCTGTTTGTATCTACAACCCATATAGGggtttataggttaaaaccaatatttgaattgtactcagacacctattggcaaccagtgcagtgacTGCAGTATAGCTGTTATATGAGTATAGCGACTCTGGTTTGCCAGTGTATGTGATGCTGCATCTTGAATGAATTGCAGTTTTGATCTCTAGAAGCAGCTCCGTATAGAGCACATTGCTGTGTTCTAGGTATGTGGTGCTCAAGGTATGAGTTTCTGCTGGCACAGCTGgcacagtttctgctagagcccCAACTGGTGCAGCAGCCAAATCTGGGCCAAGACCCCTGCAGCTTCCACTTGCCTGCCTAGCATTAGCTGGGCATCCAGGAGGACTCTCAAATTTCAGAACTGCTTCCTCATGCAGagtttatgctggtctttgaccgtaataaagatttgatttgatttgactcaTGCAGAGTTACCACCAGAGATGGAAGAGAATTCTTCTGAACAAAAAGCAATTCTGTCGTACTAGGGTCCAAGGTCAGTCTGTTTCATCCCATCCAAATTCAACCAGATCAAGACTTCCTTGTCTCAGAGTTAACATGCTTTGCTAATGTCAAGATATctgatttaaatgtatttttaaaaagaagacaaacCATACTTCAATACTAATACACCTGCCATATTCTAGTTCTTTTGTCCTGGAGAGTAATGACTCAGCTAGAACTGGGCtaggaaaaagaatggaaagaaatcaTGAATGCAAATAATTAGATTTTGTTCTAGGAAACTTTTTATctttaaatgttttggaaatacaAGTTAGCAGGTATGAACAGAAAATAAATTTGACTCCACTGGTAGATCTTTGTATGACAAGGATTTAGgcatcccattttttaaataccATCAACACAGTGCTGTTCCAAACATTATAACAGACTACTGAATTGAAGTAACTAGCAATTCTTAGTGTCCGGGGCTTAGAATTATTTAATTTCAAATCCTATTTCCTTTGCACAAGGAATGGAATCCAGAGTTTTAATAAAAACAGCAGACAGCAACGCTACTCACCAATATCCTAGTCTTTCATTTTTCCAGAAATTCTTATTTTTCTACCTGACTGAATACATCAATTGTTTCTCCACAGAGTCGCCTCTGagcatattatatatttaaaactgttttcTTATTGCTGGTGTGCTTAAAcaaggctttattttttttttaaagtgttgggCCAATGACACAGAAAATTGTGCTATATGCATtgaaaactataaaacaaaagaTACTGTTCGACTTCTGCCTTGCAAGTAAGATAATTAAACATTTTCACATTGTTTCAGTGGGTCTTGAttagaaatatttaattaaaaaaaagtcctcagGGTGTTTAGGAGGGAGTATACACATTGTAGCTATTACCCAGTGTgtagttcattcaaatataaaGATTGGAGTCTTTAAATCTACAGTCAGgagcagaaatattggaacaaggataactgtttcgGCATTTGGCTTCTGTACACCACACCACATtcaagttgaaaggaaacacaaccagatgggagcaaagtcaggactttcagctgtcattcaagggggttgacaaaagcagggcactaaccattcaggaagtacagccagtggcatacatacacacccatcgttggtggctcttaagtaatggaacaaaccaacatcatgacaaacataaggatcgcctttaatacctggatgaaaatcctttgcaggcaatgactgcctgaagtctggaacccatggacatgaccaaatgctgagtttcctccaaatgctttgccaggcctttactgcagcttccttcagctgctgcttgtttgtgagtcTTTCTGCCTtgagtcttgtcttcagtaagtgaaaagcatgctctgttgggttgaaatcaggtgactgacttggccattgaataacatcccacttctttgccttgagaaactcttgggtagcttttgctgtatgttttgggtcattatccatctgcaatatgaagtggcatcctatcagtttggcagcatttggctgaatctgtgcagaaagtatagccctgtacacttcagaattcatcctgcttttatcagcagtcaggtcatcaagaaacaccagtggcccagttccattggcagccatacatgcccatgccataacactgcctccatcatgtttgacagatgatgtggtatactttggatcatgagctgttcctttccttctccataattTTCTCTTCCCaccattctggtgcaagttaatcttggtttcatcagtccaaagaatcttactccagaactgggcaggcttttttaggtgtgtgCTGGCAAAGtgtaatctggcctttctgttcttgagcattaccagtggtttgcaccttgttgtgaagcctctgtatttacattcataaagctgtctcttgactgtagatgttgacaatgacacgcctattgtcctaacagccaggaaccacgctaagacaaggaataggtctctagtgttttattattgctacattagacagaaaatcctaacgaactgaagaaatgtgggaaaaacccagacagataaaccccaaaagttaaggcgggtctgttctgtgtctctttgaatggctgcttaactactcagtactacgcatggtttttcccccctggatagaggccccctcctgctcaccatcagtactcatgacatcaccctcccctccagattcacattccatttcagccccctcccttccagaggtctcatgagagtccatctccccctccaagctcccatgggaactgggcaacaatggaaattcttcaaaggaaaactccaaggacgaatcagtgctgctctccaggtctgataacgcttctggcccaggtggctgctgctggaaaatagctagataattagaagattcttcccccctcccccttgggaaatgcaagcctgaggtggagggctgcggctctccctcctcctctctctctggcctaaGAGCCTCTGGCagaggtggaggttgccaacttatgaactcctctgcttgggattcctctgcttgctcagtcaagtgaggaatctctagtagagtgtgaggcttgggtttgtgagggaaaagctgatggaatcgttgaaccagcactggtgcatgcacatctctggcattttcccatgtgcgctcttcctcagggtaccctttccagtgtattaaatattggatgccccttcccctcctcctagaatccagaatttcctcaacttcatattcctcctctccctccacaattactggaggtggatCTTGGTTCTgttgcttgccctggggctcttactgaagttgcttggcttctcgctgggcaagctctcaccatgtgcccctggattccgcagtagaaacagagggctctttctctccttctctgactctcagcctcggaaataagcctcctgcttgccccgatctgcatcagctcttCTGGttctgagtaaagagatgctgtggagagagctggaatcctggaagcgctctgaggcccctgtttcttcCCGggtgcatctgtctgagctcttctagcctggcatctacgaCCACGGACAGTTGATacaaaccttctagggtagctggtgttccctggcgcactaattcattttttatttcttcatccagcccctctttgaattggtctttcaaggcactctcattccagtccagatctcctgctaacagctcgaaatcagcaatgtaaattcccaccctcttgttgccttgcttgagcttccgaatttcccggctggcggtgacctctctgatcgggtcgtcaaagtgtgctcagaaccctgccagaaaattttggtagtcgttgagaattgggtcgttgttctccaccatgggaatagcccatttggctgctgggccctttagcagacttaaaatgaaggtgactcttcTGTCTGTGGgttctgccggtctgctgttgaaaaacattgtgcactgtgtgagaaaggttctcgactgtcctgcttctcctccaaacttctctgcaggactgccctgggatctcaagactactggcggaactgctgctgctgctgctagcaccggttgtgggttaatcggagctggttgttgtaactgctgtagcatggctgcttgtaatgtgttgatctggagatctacttgttgttgatgttgttgcaatgctgctgccagttgttggatggcctgctgaatttcctggttttccgaagacattttcccaaatgtctcctcctttttttttttgttcctccctctttcagtgggagcagagagtttgttaggattgatgtcctaacagccaggaaccacactgagacaaggaataggtctctagtgttttattactgctacattagacagaaaatcctaacaaactgaagaagcgtgggaaaaacccagacagataaaccccaaaagttaaggcgggtctgatctgtgtctctttgaatggctgcttaactcctcagtactacgcatgtgctttcccccctggatagggcccccctcctactcaccatcagtactcatgacacctatctcctcaagagcgttcttgacctggctagatgttgtgaaaggcttcttcaccatgagcagaattctgcagtcatccactttagctgtcttccatggtcttccaggccttttgctgttgctgagcttgccagttaattccttctttttcaggatgttctaaactgttgtattggccccTCCCAACGTTTTTGCtatctctgatgggtttattttgttttctcagcctaatgatggcctccttcacgcgcatggacacctcttcggacctcatgttgagagttcaggtgaacagctaccaaatgcaaatgtaacactcagaaccacctccaggccttttatctacttgattggtcatggggtacccaggaaacaggccacacctggccatgcagctgcttgtcagccatttgttccattacttatgagccaccaacgatgggggcgTGTGTATGCCACTgcctgtacttcctgaatggctagtgccccacttttgtcaaaccccttgaatgacagctgaaagtcctgactttgctcccatctgggtgtgtttcctttcaacttcaatgtggtggtgtacagaggccaaatgccaaaagagttatccttgttccaatatttctggccCTGACTGTATCTCACAATGTGAGATAAAACACTATTAAGGGAAAAAGGAGTGGATTGTATGCCACAAGTGAGAAAAACTGGGATATAAagctaataaaataaattgaagagAAGATCCTTGTTTTGATTGATGTTAGGGtggtgtttatttgtttagtcgcttccgactcttcgtgacttcatggaccagcccacgccagagcttcctgtcggttgtcaacacccccagctcccccagggacgaatccatcacctctagaatatcgtttATCCATattgtccttggttggcc
The Candoia aspera isolate rCanAsp1 chromosome 5, rCanAsp1.hap2, whole genome shotgun sequence genome window above contains:
- the RNF149 gene encoding E3 ubiquitin-protein ligase RNF149 isoform X1, producing the protein MRAAASDAGWRARPVGPEAMGLSHRVTLTLLLLAVGGCPRVSWSLVWYTAWVSTVYTEPGTNRTVRDSTESGRYGSSSSKENAQGLVGIPSGGTARHMEGCDPKVEYEIPVPPGSSSGEKEVGAPFSPPRSWIALVAYGGCHLKDKVAHAARRKAAAVVIYNEPRFGNSTLTSMSYLGTANTVVIIVGYPKGMEILEPVLRGIPVKMTISVGKQHVQEYISGQSVVFVAIAFITMMIISLAWLIFFYVQRFLYTGSQFRNQGQREETIKAIAQLPLYIVKDEDKCWANDTENCAICIENYKTKDTVRLLPCKHIFHKLCIDPWLLEHRTCPICKLDINKALEYWGGSKKVFEVAVPESVSCNIPTGNWNISVEEDSNETSGLPASSANSSALNNNVLKENPCETTVLLEMESGDNQHDHLPYGSQTFNENLRNLN
- the RNF149 gene encoding E3 ubiquitin-protein ligase RNF149 isoform X2; this encodes MRAAASDAGWRARPVGPEAMGLSHRVTLTLLLLAVGGCPRVSWSLVWYTAWVSTVYTEPGTNRTVRDSTESGRYGSSSSKENAQGLVGIPSGGTARHMEGCDPKVEYEIPVPPGSSSGEKEVGAPFSPPRSWIALVAYGGCHLKDKVAHAARRKAAAVVIYNEPRFGNSTLTSMSYLGTANTVVIIVGYPKGMEILEPVLRGIPVKMTISVGKQHVQEYISGQSVVFVAIAFITMMIISLAWLIFFYVQRFLYTGSQFRNQGQREETIKAIAQLPLYIVKDEDKCWANDTENCAICIENYKTKDTVRLLPCKHIFHKLCIDPWLLEHRTCPICKLDINKALEYWVCCKWRI